In Terriglobales bacterium, a single genomic region encodes these proteins:
- a CDS encoding 4Fe-4S dicluster domain-containing protein — MAAVPRGLVKVDRNECKGCGLCVESCPPKCLELEPELNSYGVHPAHYKGEGCTGCGICFYCCPEPGAISVFRLVTPPAAEVARAATV; from the coding sequence ATGGCAGCAGTCCCGCGTGGTTTGGTGAAGGTGGACCGCAACGAGTGCAAGGGCTGCGGCCTTTGCGTGGAGTCGTGTCCCCCGAAGTGCCTGGAGCTGGAGCCTGAGCTCAACAGCTACGGCGTGCACCCGGCCCACTACAAGGGTGAGGGCTGCACCGGCTGCGGCATCTGCTTCTACTGCTGTCCGGAGCCGGGCGCCATCAGCGTCTTCCGCTTGGTGACGCCGCCGGCGGCGGAGGTGGCCCGTGCGGCAACTGTCTAA